The bacterium DNA segment TCAATGCCAAAAACCAGGATAATTGCCACATTAGGGCCGTCTACAGACAAAATATCAGTTTTAAAAAAAATGATTTTGTTCGGGCTGGATGTCGTCAGGCTAAATTTTTCACATGGGACACACCAGAGACATTTGCAGAGGATTAATCTTGTCCGCGGCCTGGATAAAAACATAAAGGTTATGCAGGATCTGGAAGGATACCGGATCCGGATCGGAAGATTAAAAAATGAAATCCAGTTAAATAAAAATTCTGATTTTTATCTTACACAGGAAGAAATTACCGGCAATGAAAAAGAAGCTTCGTTTGATTATAAAGGCCGCCTGGATTTAATTAAAAACGGCAATTTAATCTGCATCGATGACGGGAAAATACTTTTAAAAGTTATTGCCAAGGGAAAAAAACAGCTTAAAACAAAAGTTTTGATCAGTGGAATTCTTAAGGAAAGAAAAGGAATCAACATCCTTGATGTAAATCTTCCGTTCGACGCTCTGACGGAAAAGGACAAATTCGATTTAAGTTTTGGAATAAAACATAAAGCTGATTATATCTCCCAGTCTTTTGTAAGAAATGCGGAAGATATACGCCTGATTAAAGCTATAATTAAAAATAACCATGCAGACTGTAAAGTTTTTGCCAAAATAGAAAATAAAGAAGCTTTGCGGAATATCGACGCGATAATTAAAGAATCCGATGGTATTGTTATCGCCCGCGGCGATTTGGGAATAAGC contains these protein-coding regions:
- the pyk gene encoding pyruvate kinase is translated as MPKTRIIATLGPSTDKISVLKKMILFGLDVVRLNFSHGTHQRHLQRINLVRGLDKNIKVMQDLEGYRIRIGRLKNEIQLNKNSDFYLTQEEITGNEKEASFDYKGRLDLIKNGNLICIDDGKILLKVIAKGKKQLKTKVLISGILKERKGINILDVNLPFDALTEKDKFDLSFGIKHKADYISQSFVRNAEDIRLIKAIIKNNHADCKVFAKIENKEALRNIDAIIKESDGIVIARGDLGISLPIYKVPIFQKEIIKKCNLSGKPVVVATQMLETMTENNTPTRAEVSDVANAILDGAEYLMLSGETAVGKQPALVVDMMNKIIKSTEKYQKNLREFFVKNI